A single Ptiloglossa arizonensis isolate GNS036 chromosome 2, iyPtiAriz1_principal, whole genome shotgun sequence DNA region contains:
- the Lim3 gene encoding lim3 homeobox protein isoform X2, with protein sequence MPPMGPSLPPAHQDTADLAETVPNQDVLLDLLARNKNLEVSIPKCGGCQEAIFDQYALRVLERCWHARCLTCRDCGTRLTDKCFEKNGHVFCKDDFFKCFGPKCAGCDQGLAPSQVVRKVQELAYHLTCFSCALCSRQLDTGDMFYLMENRKVVCKPDYEQAKAKELADGGSIDGDQPNKRPRTTISANQLETLKLAYNTSPKPARHVREQLSQDTKLDMRVVQVWFQNRRAKEKRLKKDANRTRWSHFFRSRKGTGGGGHSLRHDKLLDKGELKVDLDSTFGHHDLSNDSYGTVVNMGLDGEGASPGGGGNSAGGGTPRGYLGATTPPYLSTSRSPSLPPQFPYPPDAGLSVYTTLGGAGSMVPGPASDLSNESSGGGGGGGGGGGGGGGGGGGGSVGGGGGGGGGGGGGGGGGGYPDFLPSPDSWLGEPPPPHAHHHSHYAT encoded by the exons TCTCGATACCAAAGTGCGGCGGCTGTCAAGAAGCCATTTTCGACCAATACGCGCTGAGGGTCCTCGAAAGGTGTTGGCACGCGAGATGTCTCACGTGCCGCGACTGCGGTACAAGGTTGACCGACAAGTGTTTCGAGAAGAACGGTCATGTTTTCTGCAAGGACGATTTCTTCAA GTGCTTCGGGCCGAAATGCGCTGGTTGCGACCAAGGATTGGCGCCGTCGCAAGTTGTGCGAAAGGTACAGGAACTGGCCTACCATCTAACTTGTTTCTCCTGCGCGCTTTGCTCTCGACAGCTGGACACTGGCGACATGTTCTATCTCATGGAGAACAGAAAGGTCGTTTGCAAACCCGATTACGAGCAGGCGAAAGCGAAAG AATTGGCCGACGGAGGGAGCATAGACGGCGACCAACCGAACAAGAGGCCGAGGACCACCATTTCGGCGAATCAACTGGAGACTCTGAAATTAGCGTACAACACCAGTCCCAAGCCAGCGAGACACGTCAGGGAGCAACTATCGCAGGATACGAAACTCGATATGCGCGTCGTTCAAGTATGGTTTCAGAACAG AAGAGCAAAAGAGAAGAGACTGAAGAAAGATGCGAATAGAACGAGATGGTCCCACTTCTTTCGAAGTAGGAAGGGAACGGGAGGTGGTGGACACTCGCTTAGGCACGATAAGCTTCTCGATAAGGGCGAACTTAAGGTCGACCTGGACTCCACCTTCGGTCACCACG ATTTGAGTAACGACAGTTACGGCACAGTGGTGAACATGGGATTGGACGGTGAAGGCGCAAGTCCAGGTGGAGGTGGTAACAGCGCAGGCGGGGGCACCCCGCGCGGTTATTTAGGTGCAACAACTCCCCCTTATCTCTCTACGTCCAGATCACCGTCCTTGCCGCCTCAATTTCCGTATCCACCGGATGCTGGCCTCTCCGTCTACACCACACTTG GTGGCGCAGGCAGCATGGTACCAGGGCCGGCGTCGGATTTGAGCAACGAATcgagcggcggtggtggcggtggaggcggcggcggcggcggcggtggcggtggcggtggcggtggcagtGTCGGCGGCGGAGGTGGTGGCGGAGGCGGTGGCGGGGGAGGTGGCGGCGGAGGTGGTTACCCAGACTTTCTACCCTCGCCCGATTCATGGCTCGGCGAACCACCACCTCCGCACGCTCACCACCATTCTCACTACGCCACATAA
- the Lim3 gene encoding lim3 homeobox protein isoform X1 gives MTMISLEMLSCDALPMEGMYQRARQDVLTPPHDSPESRNVQRNGGNTGSVASIASFGDAPRNEMYPLEQPAVELGLPSHIPKILYFSIPKCGGCQEAIFDQYALRVLERCWHARCLTCRDCGTRLTDKCFEKNGHVFCKDDFFKCFGPKCAGCDQGLAPSQVVRKVQELAYHLTCFSCALCSRQLDTGDMFYLMENRKVVCKPDYEQAKAKELADGGSIDGDQPNKRPRTTISANQLETLKLAYNTSPKPARHVREQLSQDTKLDMRVVQVWFQNRRAKEKRLKKDANRTRWSHFFRSRKGTGGGGHSLRHDKLLDKGELKVDLDSTFGHHDLSNDSYGTVVNMGLDGEGASPGGGGNSAGGGTPRGYLGATTPPYLSTSRSPSLPPQFPYPPDAGLSVYTTLGGAGSMVPGPASDLSNESSGGGGGGGGGGGGGGGGGGGGSVGGGGGGGGGGGGGGGGGGYPDFLPSPDSWLGEPPPPHAHHHSHYAT, from the exons ATGACTATGATCAGCTTGGAGATGCTGAGCTGCGATGCTCTGCCCATGGAAGGGATGTATCAACGGGCTCGTCAAGATGTCTTGACACCGCCCCACGACAGTCCGGAGTCGCGGAACGTGCAACGGAACGGCGGTAACACCGGAAGCGTGGCGAGCATCGCCAGCTTCGGAGACGCTCCTCGCAACGAGATGTATCCTCTCGAACAACCGGCCGTGGAACTCGGTCTCCCGTCGCACATACCCAAGATCCTCTACT TCTCGATACCAAAGTGCGGCGGCTGTCAAGAAGCCATTTTCGACCAATACGCGCTGAGGGTCCTCGAAAGGTGTTGGCACGCGAGATGTCTCACGTGCCGCGACTGCGGTACAAGGTTGACCGACAAGTGTTTCGAGAAGAACGGTCATGTTTTCTGCAAGGACGATTTCTTCAA GTGCTTCGGGCCGAAATGCGCTGGTTGCGACCAAGGATTGGCGCCGTCGCAAGTTGTGCGAAAGGTACAGGAACTGGCCTACCATCTAACTTGTTTCTCCTGCGCGCTTTGCTCTCGACAGCTGGACACTGGCGACATGTTCTATCTCATGGAGAACAGAAAGGTCGTTTGCAAACCCGATTACGAGCAGGCGAAAGCGAAAG AATTGGCCGACGGAGGGAGCATAGACGGCGACCAACCGAACAAGAGGCCGAGGACCACCATTTCGGCGAATCAACTGGAGACTCTGAAATTAGCGTACAACACCAGTCCCAAGCCAGCGAGACACGTCAGGGAGCAACTATCGCAGGATACGAAACTCGATATGCGCGTCGTTCAAGTATGGTTTCAGAACAG AAGAGCAAAAGAGAAGAGACTGAAGAAAGATGCGAATAGAACGAGATGGTCCCACTTCTTTCGAAGTAGGAAGGGAACGGGAGGTGGTGGACACTCGCTTAGGCACGATAAGCTTCTCGATAAGGGCGAACTTAAGGTCGACCTGGACTCCACCTTCGGTCACCACG ATTTGAGTAACGACAGTTACGGCACAGTGGTGAACATGGGATTGGACGGTGAAGGCGCAAGTCCAGGTGGAGGTGGTAACAGCGCAGGCGGGGGCACCCCGCGCGGTTATTTAGGTGCAACAACTCCCCCTTATCTCTCTACGTCCAGATCACCGTCCTTGCCGCCTCAATTTCCGTATCCACCGGATGCTGGCCTCTCCGTCTACACCACACTTG GTGGCGCAGGCAGCATGGTACCAGGGCCGGCGTCGGATTTGAGCAACGAATcgagcggcggtggtggcggtggaggcggcggcggcggcggcggtggcggtggcggtggcggtggcagtGTCGGCGGCGGAGGTGGTGGCGGAGGCGGTGGCGGGGGAGGTGGCGGCGGAGGTGGTTACCCAGACTTTCTACCCTCGCCCGATTCATGGCTCGGCGAACCACCACCTCCGCACGCTCACCACCATTCTCACTACGCCACATAA